TAGCGGCCGAGGACTCGACCATGCCGACGACGCCTCCGCGCTGTGCGGCTTCAGCGCGTTTGGCCATCACCTTCTTCGTATGCCCGGCGACCGGTCCCCACTTTTCCTTGATGGTCACGAGCAGCGGTGTTGCGAAGAAGATGGACGAGTACGCACCCACGATCATGCCCACCAACTGTACGAGTGCCAGGTCCTTCAGCGTTCCGACTCCGAGCAGCCATACGGCAACGACCATCAGAGCCAGCACCGGCAGGACGCCGATTACCGTCGTGTTGATCGAGCGCATGAGCGTCTGGTTGACAGCCAGGTTCGCCTGTTCTGCATAGGTTTTGCGCCTGAGATTCAGAATCCCTCTCGTGTTCTCTTCGACCTTGTCGAACACCACCACGGAGTCGTAGAGCGAGAAGCCGAGGATGGTCAACAGACCGATCACCGTCGCGGGCGTGACCTCGAACCCGACCAGCGAATAGACACCGGCCGTGACGAAGAGATCGAACACGAGTGCCGCGAGGGCGGCCATCGCCATGTCCCGTTCGTATCTGATGGAGATGTAGATACTGACGATGACAAGGAACACCAGCAGCGCGATCAGTGCTTTCTGGGTGATCTGTCCGCCCCAGGTCTCGCTCAC
This region of Rhodococcus sp. PAMC28707 genomic DNA includes:
- the secF gene encoding protein translocase subunit SecF, which translates into the protein MSDSPENNTSETTSTLLTDSGAEQMDQPQHSWMNRLYTGTGAFEIIGRRRFYYILTGTIVLICLLSIAIRGFTLGIDFEGGTRIQIPAADNVSTEQVETVFADTLGFDPVSVQTVGSGAAATVQVRSEALDAAEVNSVKTALFDAFTPVDGNGVASPNAISISDVSETWGGQITQKALIALLVFLVIVSIYISIRYERDMAMAALAALVFDLFVTAGVYSLVGFEVTPATVIGLLTILGFSLYDSVVVFDKVEENTRGILNLRRKTYAEQANLAVNQTLMRSINTTVIGVLPVLALMVVAVWLLGVGTLKDLALVQLVGMIVGAYSSIFFATPLLVTIKEKWGPVAGHTKKVMAKRAEAAQRGGVVGMVESSAATVSAPATPQPGSRPTGKRNKKRR